The genome window TCGAATTCTTGCTCAAGTTTTTCTTGCGCTTCTTTCGATTCTTCATCTTCCATCTCACCTAAGTCTAAACCGCCTCGAGCAACAGATTGCAACTGCTTGCCGTCAAACTCAGTTAAATGACTGACTAACCATTCATCAATACGGTCAGACATTAGTAACACTTCAATGCCTTTCTTACGGAATACTTCTAAATGCGGGCTGTTTTTCGCTGCTTCAAAGCTATCAGCAACCACATAGTAAATTTTATCCTGACCTTCTTTCATCCGCTCGATGTAGTCAGTCAATGATACATTTTGCTCAGGCGTATCTTCATGCGTTGATGCAAAACGTAACAGTTTTCCAATCGCTTCTTTATTAGCAAAATCTTCTGCCGGACCTTCTTTTAGTACTTGACCAAATTCATTCCAGAATGTTTGATATTGCTCTTTGTCCTTATTACCTAATTTTTCAAGCATTTTAAGTACACGTTTAGTACAACCTTTACGAATTGCTTGTGTCACTTTATTGTCTTGTAAAATTTCACGCGATACGTTTAGCGGTAAATCATTAGAATCTAATAAACCTTTAACGAAACGCAGGTAAGTTGGCATAAACTGTTCAGCATCATCCATAATAAAAACGCGTTGCACGTACAGTTTTAAACCATGTTGTTTTTCACGATTATATAAATCAAACGGTGCCTTGCTTGGAATGTAAAGCAATGATGTATACTCTGTTTTACCTTCTACCTTGTTGTGTTCCCACAATAATGGATCGGCAAAATCGTGTGAAACATGCTTATAGAATTCTTTATACTCTTCTTCACTAACATCAGCTTTTTCACGCGTCCAAAGCGCTGTTGCTTTGTTAACCGCTTCCCATTTAGCAGGTATCGCATCACGTGCTTCAACCGCAGGGGTAGTCACATTACCCTCTTCGTCTTTCACTTCTTCTTGTGCTTCAACCGCAGGTACTTCAGGTGTTAACATTTCAACCGCTACGGAAATATGATCTGAATATTTAGTGACGATTGATTTTAAGCGCCAGTCATCAGCAAACTCTTTTTCATCTTCTTTTAAATGAAGAATAATGTCGGTACCACGATTGGCTTTTTCAATTTTTGAGGTGGTGAATTCACCTTCCCCTTCACTTTGCCACTCCACCCCTTCTGAGGCTGGTACGCCAGCAGCTCGAGAGCGTACGGTCACTTTATCAGCAACGATAAACGCAGAGTAAAAACCAACACCAAACTGACCAATTAATTGTGAGTCAGCCGCTTGATCTCCCGACAGCTTAGAGAAAAATTCCGCAGTACCAGATTTAGCAATAGTACCTAAATGCTCAACGATTTGGTCATGAGTCATACCAATACCGTTATCAGAGATAGTGACAGTATTCGCGTCTTTATCTGCGCTAACACGAACACGTAAATCACCATCGCCTTCAAATAAATCAGCATTTGATAATGCCTGAAAACGTAATTTATCCGACGCATCAGCAGCATTGGATACTAATTCACGTAAGAAAATTTCTTTATTGGAATAAAGTGAGTGAATCATTAATTGAAGTAATTGTTTTACTTCAGTTTGAAAGCCATGAACTTCTTTTTGACCTGTCTCAGACATCTGAGCCATCTCCTATCTGAATATCTTAAAATTACGAATTGATAAGGTAAAACCTTAGGATAAATAGAAATATGGGGATAACAGATCTGAATTCAAGCGCAATTAGGCTTCAAATAATAAATTTTTAATCTTTTACTTAAATTTTCTCTATTAGCAACACTGTTTGTTGATCGCAGTATGACTCTCGGCAGGTGTTGGTATCACAGCTTCCAAAAATAACATTTTCATGGCTTCGCGCCAATTTGTAAAGAATACTCCCAAGCAATAGCCGGACTTGATTCTAAATATAAAAACAAAATAGATGATAGATATTTTACTAGCACTGATTTACCCGCTCGCAGAAAGCGACAATATAAAGCACGTATCAATTAGCAAAAAGCAGTGATTAACCAACATTCTCTCCAAGCCCCCATTGCGTTTGCCAAACTAATCACCTGCAATAATATCATTGCCGGATTTGTCATTCATAGCTGGAAATTTGCCACTTTTTTTGGTACCAGAGAACTATTTATGCAGGCGATTTATATTAAATCTGAATTTCGCCGACAAGGCATTGCTGCTAAAGCACTTGGACAACTTGCACAGTTCACTTTAACGTCAGGTTGCTCCAGAATGGAATGGTATGTAATGGATGACAACTCCACAGGTATAAAATTTTACGACACGTGAGGTGCAAGCACGCTAACACAGACTAAAGTAAAACGCTTTTCAAAGTCCGCAATAGAAAAGCTCGCGACCGTCGCTAATACGTCAGTAACTTACTTAGCTAGGCTGCCACCCAAAATAACTAACATATTAAACACTTGTAAATCTTTAGCTGTGCCCTTAACGTTTAAAACTCATATTCTATGGCAAAACGTAAGGTATGATCTTTTCCTGACTGGGTGATTTCGCTAATAAATGCCGCTTCCCATTTCAACTGTTTTTGTCCTTTATATCGATGTATCCCTTGAAACGCAGGACCTATGCCTAGAAAATCTTCCCCCGCATAAAGTTCAATCGCTGGCTGTAACATTGGTGTATATCGATACCTTAGTTTGATACGGGCTTCACTTTCCCACTCATTTTCGCGAGTATGCCCCCATTCATAGATAGCAAATAAGTTGACCGTTAAACTGGTTTTGCCAAACTCTTTTTCAACAAGTAAACCTGTAGCTACTTCCCAGTTATCGTTGATATGCTCTTTTTCTACTTCAAACAGCAGGCCCCAATCCGCCCAATACTGCCCCTGATCGGTTAACATCCAGCGAGTTTCAAATTCATAACCTGCCAAACCAAAATCATCAGTATCAAGTTCACGCTCACCTAACAAATAGAGCTCAACCGTAACATACTCAGACATCGAGTAACCATAACCCAGCCGCTGCCCTAACTGATTACCTTTCGTATCAGACTGTCTTGACATAAAACGCCACTCAACTCGCTGCTCTTGTGGCAACAAATGAGGGGAATAAACTTTATCAACCACTACCCCATCCGCAATAGATTGAAATGAAATCGTTAACACAGCCCAGATAAAAATTAATTGCTTCATCTGTTATCTACCTTACCTACACTGACATCCGCCACTTTGTTAAACGAATACTTACCCATAATAAATTTACCCAGATAAAAAAGGGCTATCGCACTTAGATAAATGATGAGATAGCTCATTGATGGCGTTGCTTCATAGCCTATTAACGCTTGAAAAACATGGCCATACTCAGAACTGTCTTCTATTAACCAACCACTGTTCCATAACGCGGAACTGTCACTGAGCAAGTCTACCTGCGACAATAAATGCACCATTTGCGCCACCAGTCCAGCGAGAAAGCATGCCCACAGTGCCTGCCAGTAGATGCGATAATGATTATTCGCCAGCCAGCGTAAGAGAAAGAACAATAAGATACTAAAGCTCAGGCCGATACCAGCAGCAACCAACACCCCAAGTAATAGACTCATTTCATTGGTGCTGCGATTAATATAACCATTAAAGTAAATTAAAAAGTAAGTGCCTTTAATAATGAACTGACAAGATAAACCAATAAAAAGTCCTATGTAGGTCATTAGCTGATGTTGACCACCGTGCAACGAGCTGACACTAGCATAAAGTAAAGCAAAATATGAACTTAACATTAGCGCAGCAAAGGCTAGTTCCAACCCTGCTCCCTGAAAATTCTCGCTAAAATATGGGGCTAATTCAAAAAATATAATACCGCCGATAATGCTGATCATCAGCACAGCAATAACGCGCTTAAATGAGATAAACGAAGGGTTGATACAGGCCATTATCCAAACCAATAAAATAGCCAGTGGCAATAAGTCTCTTAACACCAATATAACCGTATTAATCAGCATCAGAGTCCCCTTTTACTATCACTTTTCCTGTTGCTGTATTCGGGTTATATTCACCAAAAAACTCATAATCGCCCGGTGGTAAAGGGCCAATATAAATCGTTGATTTACGTCCGGGAAAAATCACCTTTTCCCGATTCAGATCAAAACTATCAAATTCTTCAGCCTCGGCATCCTTATTAAAGATGATGAGTTTGACCTTTTTTCCTGCTGGTATCTCAATTTCTGCCGGAAAAAATAAATGATTTTCCAAGGTCAAATGAAATTCCGGGATCTCTTTTGCCCACAGCCGAATACTGTTGAGCAATAACAAGCCGGCAAACAATAAAAGAGTGCTGATATTTATTCGCATGTTAACTTCCATTGCTCTGTCGTTGTGCCCCTTGTGCTAGCGGAATAAAAACCAGCACTTTTAACCCACCTAGTACAGACTGTTCAAGTGCAATGCGACCTTGGTGCAATTCAACAATATGCTTAACAATTGACATCCCTAAACCACACCCTGTTACTCCGGTATTTTGTCTGGCCTGCTCTAAACGATAGAAACGATCGAAGATTTTTTCTCGCTCCGCCACTGCAATACCAGGCCCATTATCTTCAACTATGACACAGAGTTCTTGCCCGTTTAACTGTGTCGACAGCTTGATTTCACAGCCCTTTCCAGCATATTTATTGGCATTACTGACCAAGTTTTCAAACAAGGTTTGCAAAGAGAACTCGTCCCCTTTAACCCAATATGATTGGCTGTCTAACGACACCGTTTGTTGTTTATCTTCGATCCTAACATAGAGTTTAGCAATAACACTTTGTAAAATAGACTGGATATCAAGTGCTACAAGGCAATGATTAAAATTTTCAGGTGAGGTGCGATTAAGTGCGAGGATCTGTTCAACCACATGGGCCATACGCTCAACCCCTTGTTGTAATTCTTCAAATGAGTCTGTAGTTAAACTGTTATTTTGGTACGACGAAACTAAGTTATGAGCAGCAATATTCAAAACGCTGATCGGGGTTCTAAGTTCATGAGCGGCATCAGAGGCTAATCGTTTTTCGCGGGCAAATGACGATTTCAATCGCGCCAAAACAGAATTGATCGTATCAACGATAGGTTCAAGTTCTTTTGAGTTTTTCACCAACGCCACCGGCTCAAGTTCATCCGCCGACTTAGCTTTCAATTGTTTTGACAAATTTCTTAATGGTGACAAACTTGTCCTCACCGCCAGCAGTACCAACAAACCAATCAAAGGGATAGTGATCACAACGGGAGTAATTGAAGTCAACAGCACCCGCTCTGCAGAGACAATACGTTGATTTTGTCGTTGTGCCACCATTACCCACCGCTGAGCAAATTGCTGACAATAAACCCGCCAACGGGCACCTAAAAAATTTTTATAACCAAAGCCCTGAGTAAAGCCAGTTAATGGAATCTCAGGGCTATTGCTGGAGCGCACGACTAATTGCTGATTTTGCCAAACCTGATAAGCAAACGGTGTCTGATTTTCTTGCTTTACTACAACCTCAGTGGATTTAACGCTGGTAAGTGAATGAGCAAGGCTCACCAGTTCCTGATCTAAGATCATTTCCAGTTCACTCATTGCTGCCCGATAGCCATGCAAAGCAGCACCAAACGTTGCTAACGTAACAATGGAAATGATCAGTAAAAACAAATAACGCTGGATCGACATCTAGCGCTTACTCACGATATAACCGACACCTCGCACCGTTTTAATAAAATCTTTCGGTAACTTTTTCCTGACATGGTGAACATGCACTTCAATGGTATTACTGGCGACTTCTTCTCCCCATTCATAAAGCTTATTTTCCAGCTGCTCTTTTGACTGTATTCGGCCAATATTTTCCATCAATGATTTCACTATCATATATTCACGACGAGAAAAGCTCACTGCCTCACCATCAAGGAAAACCTGATTCGCCTTAGTATCTAAAATAACGTTATTGTGAGTAATTCGAGCACTGTCTGCGGTACCTAAGCGGCGTTCAATCACCCGTAATCGGGCAAATAACTCAGCCATGTCAAACGGCTTGACTAAGTAATCGTCCGCACCATAATCCAGCCCTTCGACTTTATCATCTGAGCTGTCTCTGGCAGTTAAAATTAAGATTGGTAGCTGTTTATATTTCGCCTTAGCTTGTTTTAACACCTGCAAACCATCCATATCTGGTAAGCCTAAATCCAAGATCACCATTTCCACCGAGCCTGCTGAAATAGCCAGCAATGCCGATTTTCCATCATGAACACAGTCGATACTATAGCCTTCTCTCCTTAGTGACTGCTGTAACCCTTGCGCTAAGGCGATATCGTCTTCTACCAATAATACTCTCATCTATGCTCTCTGTTTCTTCTCATTATTCTTTGTTATTAGGGCGTATTAATGATGTTTTTTCTTTAACTTTCTATCAATTTTAGCCATCAGTTGGGTAATTTCATAATGTCGAGATTTATCGGCAAGTGGGCGATTTTCTCTCGTTGGCGCCTGCTGCGCGCGCTCTAAAAACATTTTAGCTTTCTCATATTTGCGCTCTTCAAACCAATATTCAGACATAAAATAATTGGGATCTATTCCATCAGGGTTTAACACTAATGCCCGCTCAAGCAACTCTTTTGCTTTATCATCATCGCCAAAACCGATTGGCCAGCCAGGCACTTTATAATACAAGGTTCCTAAACTGGTATAGGCAGAACCGTCTAAGACAGTATCATTGATAGACAGCGCTTTTTCTAACGATTTTTTCGCCTTTTTAGCAAAAGACAAAGCTCCTAGCCCCCCTTTCGCCCCAGCATAACTTGATTGAATGATACCAAGCCAGACCCAATTTTCCGCATTATCTGGCTGCTGCTTCAGTGATATTTCTACTTGAGCAATCAATTGCTCAAAACCTTTAAGCTGAGCTTTATCGCTTAATTGATAATTGACCTCTGCCCATTTATGCTGAATATCTAATAACTCATTATTATCTAAACCATCAGCTTTCGCGCTAACAGCAACATTAATTAACGTAGATAACACTATAAATAATAGTGATTTATTTAACAATTTCATTTGATGACTCCTGTTGTTGATGACTCTTTTTTTGAGTCAGTGACAATTGCGGCAAGTAATGACAAATTACCTTTAATTTTTTAGCTAATGCGTTATCAACCAGTTCAGGCAAAAATCCGTTTAGTCGAGCAAAAAACTTTTCCGGCCAGCCAATACTCATCCGTTTTTGCTTTTTGGTGATAAACGTCAATAATTGTTGAGCAACATATTCCGGACTATCAACACTGTTACCTAAGGCAAAATTCATTTCATCAACATGTGCACAATTAATTGCTGTTGCGGTAGTACGCGGGGCAAAGTAGCCGACATGAACCGAACGGTTAGCCAGCTCACGTGACAGTGCCTCACTAAATCCACGTAAGCCAAACTTACTTGCGCTGTAGCTGGTAAAACAAGGAAAAGCTATCGCTCCAAATGCCGAACCTATATTAATAATACTGCCTTGATGAAACTCTATTTGAGACAGTAAGGCATGAGTTAACTGCATTGGAATGGTCAAGTTCATGGTCAGTTGTCGCGCTATTTCTTGACTATCTTGATGCTCAAATAAGCCAAATGCGCTAATGCCAGCATTGTTGATCAAGACGCTAATATCCGCGCGCTGTTTCAGCTGAGTTAATAGCTTTTGACGCTGCTCAGCAACTAATAAGTCACAGGCCAAAACTTCATGAGTACCGGTTAACTCAAGTTGAAGTTGTTTAAGTTTGTTGCTGTCTCTGCCGTGCAAAATGAGAGAGTAACCGGCATTAGCTAATCTATGGGCAATAGCTTTACCAATCCCCCCAGTTGCGCCAGTAAGTAAACACTTAGTTATTTGTGTCATTCTGCCTCCTATGCTGCTTTGGCAATACCATGTTGTGGATTTAAGGTTCTGAAAATATCGCCATATAAGACAAAGAAACGTTTGGCGGCATGAATAATCACTTGCTGTTCGTGTTCGTCATATATTTTTGCCATCAAAGACTGGAAAAACTTCACATGCTCTTGATCAAGAGCACCATGAGAGCGTAAATAACTAAAAGCCTGTTTAGGTAACTGCAATTTTTGCTCAATACTATCTGCAGCCGCATCCGCCATCGCGATACTGGTACCTTCAAGCACATGGACCATGCCGAAAAAACCTAAAGGATTCAAGCGGTTAATCATGTCGTATGCATACGCCACCATAAGCTCAGTTGCCGCAGAGGGCTGACTATGACGTGCTGTTTCCTTATCAAAACCACAATGCTGAATGTCATTTAAAATCCACTCTTGGTGACCGAGTTCTTCTTCGATGTATTCGGCAACCGCTTCTCTGAGCCACTCTTTCTCTTCAGTTAACTTAGCCCCGACATTCATTAACAATGGGACCGTATGTTTTACGTGATGATAAGCTTGGGTTAGAAATGCGACATAATCGTCCAAACAAAAACTGCCTTCCATACATTGCACTATCATAGGAGCAGATAGTAAGTATTCGCGTTCGGTTTGCGTTTCGCTAATTAATCGTTGATAAAGTGTCATATTCGGCCTCGACGTTAAATAAAAGGAATAATCTTAAGCAGCGGTTTGCTCGCTCAATGTCGGTTGTTGATAAAGTTGGTAAATTTCATTTTGGTAAAAACGAGCAATATTGGCGCGTTTCAACTTTCCGGTAGTAGTCAGTAAATTATCTAGCGGAGAAAAAGCCTGTGTTAGGCAAAGGTAGTTTTCGATCTTTGCATACTGGGGTAAGCCTTGATTTACTTGCATAATAAATTGCGCCACACTATTAGTACTAACCGCAGAGTTAACTGGTACCAGTAAAGCAACGCAGTAGGGCTGATTATCCCCTAGCACTAATACCTGGCTAAAGAGTCCACTGGCAAGTAGCTCACTTTCGAGCCATTCAGGAGAGATGTTACGACCATAAGAATTAACCAGCAGATTTTTTTTACGTCCTTGATAAAACAACTGCTTCCCTTTCATAGACATCAAGTCACCTGTAGCCACTTCTTGTGGACACCAGCTTTCAGGCTGGCCGAGATAACCAAGAAAGCAATTGCCTGTCACCACCAGTTCGTCATTTCGGATTTCTGCATTAATATGCGGTAACAGTTGACCAACGGATGCGTTATCTAACATTTGCTTCGGTGATTGCAAGCTCACAACCGAACTCACCTCTGATAGACCGTAGCCCTGATAAACGGGTAAACCAAGCTCCCTCGCTTGCGCTAATACGCTAGCAGACGTTTTACTACCACCAACGGCAATAAAGCTTAAATTTTGTGGCGCTTGCCAGCCTTGCTTACTCGCGCCAATCAGCACTAACAACAATTCAGGAACCAAGATAAAACTGTTCGGGTTACTTTGGCTGATCAGTGCTAATAACCGCTCAACTGACTGTAACTGACAACCATTAAAGCCCCGTTGGTGCTCGTTCGCTATCTTCACAATGCCACCAGCTAATAATGGCGCGTAGATACCAGCAATATTTTCCAGCAATAGCGAAAAAGGTAACAGTGATAAATGACACGGTTGCTCAATATCAATAGTTTTACGCAAGGCATTAGCCACATTGAGCTGCTGTTGATAATCTAAACAGACGCCTTTCGGTTGCCCGGTAGAACCAGAAGTAAAAGTAACTTTAGTCGTGCCCTTTGGTAACAAAGGCGTTTCAACTTGTTTAACCCTAAAAGCGTTAAGCTCACACAATGGAAAATCTATAACTTGATTGAGCCCATCACCCTGTGCTGAAATTACTAATTCAGGCTTTACCGAAGACAACACGTGTTGTTGCTGTTGCCCACTAAAAAATGTCGGTATCGGCGTTAAACAGACAGCACTTTCCTGACACGCCAAATCCACTAAAACCCAGTCAATTGAATTATCAGCAATCAGAACGACATTAGTGACTTTCTGCGCTACTAACCATGCTGACAATTCATTAACCGCGCTAATCAATTGCTGATAATTAAGCGCCCTAGACTCCTCACTGAGTGCAACAGATTTTTGTTGGTGTTGCTTAATACTATCGATTAACGACATAGCTTTACTTCCCTGTATGTTTAAAAGGTAAATGTAACGATAACGTTTGACTTAGTTGTGCGATTTCATCACTAAGCTGCTCAAACATTTTGCTATATCTAGGCGTGCGGTTAATCACCTTGACCACTTGTTGCAAATCAACCGCGACAACATTCGGATTTGTCTCGTAATAACGTCCCCAGTTGTCTTCACGATTTTGAATATACTCAGCTTTTGCCGGGCAAATAACTGTCGGCGTAATCCCGGTACTTTGAATTAAACTCAGTACCTGCTCAGTGCCAGCAAATACCATATAGCGTTGCTCGTTGATAAAAAGGGCAACTGCTGTCAGTAAAAACAAGGGTAAAGTTAACGGCTTAGCATTGCTATAAAGGTTACCGATTTCAACAATTTGACTGCGCGCTACCTGTTGTGAACTAAACAGTGTTAATGTTTCTATCGGTGCAGCTAAATATTGTTCAATAAATAATGGTTGTTGAGCGTTTCTTAGTCCTAGCGCCGCACAATGCTTACCTTTAGTAAGGGTAATAAGTTGCGGCATAAATTCAGAAAAGCAGGCTCTAAATGCTTTTTGATAGCCTTGAAGAATAAACTGTTCAACAGATTGTCTGGCTGAGTCCTGTTGAGCAACCAGCGCTACGGTAACTGGAGTTGAGGTTACTTTACGAGAGTTGTATGCACATGTTTCATTGTGTGCTGCATGGGTAGTTAACATAACTGACTCCTAAATTACGAGGTTATGTTAACTATAAAAATCCAAGCTTAAATAAAACTTAAGGTTGAGAATAAAATACGGTTTATTGCATTACTATTTAAAATCAAAAGAAAAATCAAAATGTTAAATAACTAAAAAATCGAAAAACAATCTAATCAAATAAATCTCATCCACTAAAAACTATAGTGTTTCCGTCCAGATAAGGCGTGTGACAAAGTGTTGCCATCAACATATTCCAGTTCACCGCCCACGGGCACGCCATGAGCGATACGAGAAATATTAACTTGGTATTTATTGGCAAGCTCAGCAATGAAATGCGCGGTTGCTTCTCCTTCAACCGTCGGGTTAGTCGCTAAGATCACTTCGCTAAATTGTCCCTGCCCTAATTGTTTTTCCAAAATATCTAACCCTAAATCATCCGGCCCGATACCATCAAGCGGAGATAGGTGCCCCATTAAAATAAAATATAAACCTTGATATTCACCGGTTTGTTCAATCGCAATGACGTCAGCTGGAGTTTCAACAATACATAACTGACCACGCGCCTGACGCTTTGGACTCAGACAGATATCGCAGACTTCTTGTTCGGTAAATGTACGGCATTGACGGCAGTGGCCAATGTTTTCCATCGCCTTGGCAAGCGATTCCGCCAACTTTGTACCACCAATACGATTACGCTCTAACAAATGAAAAGCCATACGCTGAGCCGATTTAGCACCGACCCCCGGTAAACATTTAAACGCATTAATCAGTTCTTGTACAAGGGGACTAAATTTCATGACAAACTTCAGTGAAAAGAAAAATTATCGCTAGTCTAACTGAGTTAACGAAGAAAATTAATCAAAAAAAGTGCCCGCGAAAATATTGTGCAAATTCCTACCTTGTGAAAAATTTCGCCTATAATGCTACTGATACTACCGCTTTATGTTACATACTTTCATTGGGTAAGGAAGATAGCGTATATGGATTTTAGCAAAGACGCCAATATCTTGATCTGTGATGATTCAATAACAAACACATTGATTTTAAAAGAATTGATCGAAAATGAGCTGGATGCCAACGTCATTTGTGTGACCGATCCTCGTAATGTCCAACCTGAGCTTGCAGAGCATACGATAGACCTAGTACTTCTTGATATTGAAATGCCCTATTTAAACGGTTTTGAGGTCATGGATATCATCAGACAATCGACCGAAGTGGATGAATTACCAATATTAATCATCACAGGCAATGAAGGTATTGATGTCCGCAATAAAGCCTTAGCCAGTGGTGCCAATGATTTTTTAAATAAACCTATCGATCAGATTGAAGTCATTTTACGCGCACGTAATTTACTGAAAATTAGAAAGAGCTATCTACTGCACAAAGAAACAAATACCGTGTTAGAACATCAAATAGAGCAACGCACTGATGAATTAAATCAATCGATTAAAGCCTTACTTCAAAGTTTGGCTGCTGCTGGTGAATTAAAAGATAATGAAACCGGAAAACACGTATTAAGAGTGGGTCAGTTCGCTCGAATTTTAGCGCAAGGTTATGGATTATCTAAAGACCTGATTCATATGATAGAACTGACCGCACCGCTGCACGACATTGGAAAAATAGGCATTCCAGACAGCATATTATTAAAACCTGCTAGTTTAACCGAACATGAGCGTGAAATAATAAAGCGTCACACTATTTATGCCCAAGATATGATCAATCACGATTCCCCCTTGATCCAAATGGCTAAATCTATCGCCGTCAGCCATCATGAAAACTGGGATGGCAGCGGCTATCCAAACGGATTAGCAGGACAATCGATTCCGATAGAAGGCCGAATTACCGCCCTTGCAGATGTTTATGATGCACTGACAACCAAACGCCCTTATAAAGAACCCTGGCCGGATCAAGAAGTACTGCATTACATTAAAGATCAGTCTGGCAAACAATTTGAACCTTTATTAGTGGAGATATTTCTTGCTAATATAGAGCAGTTTAATGCTATTAAAGAAGAATTATCCGATCATTAATACCGTCCCGATAGAATCACTGCTGGATAAAATCAGACATTGCACCCTTTGTGCATCAGAATTACCATTAGCAGCTAAACCAATTTTACAAGCCAGCAGTCAAAGCAAAATATTAATTGCCGGGCAAGCCCCTGGCAGCATCACCCACGAAAAAGGCAGGCCATTTGATGATAAAAGTGGTCAGCGGTTACGAAGCTGGCTTGGCGTCAGCTGCGCGCAATTCTATGATGCTAAGCTATTTGCCATTGTTCCTATGGGTTTTTGTTACCCGGGAAAAGGTCAATCCGGTGATTTACCCCCTATGCCTTTATGCGCAAAAACTTGGCGCGCTCAAGTACTCGCCCAGTTGCCAGACATTCAGTTAACTTTAATGCTTGGTAAATACGCGATTAACTGGCATTTACAAACGAATGCAAAAATTACCGACTTAGCACAAGATTGGCAGCGTTTACTGGCACACAATCAGTTGGTATTGCCTCACCCCAGTCCACGCAACAATTTATGGTTGAAAAAAAATCCCTGGTTCGAGCAACAAGTGCTACCGGCTTTACAGCAAAGAGTAAAGCAAATAATACCTGACCAAGTTAGCCGATAGCTTTAAGCGCCTGCTCAAGTGCCGGCATCATTGCCTGCAAGCGTTTGTGATGACTATCGCTGATTAATTGATAGAGCGCATATAAAAACTGTCTGGTATTGTGCAACTTAGCCAAGCCTTGCTGACTTTGATAAACCGCTTGCCAGTTATCAAATGGCTTAGCTTGAGAGAGTTGTTCAAGCCATGTTTGCCACTGTTCAATAGTTAACTCTTGACGCAAAAACAGATAAATCACTGGCATAGCGATACGTTTAGATTCACCGTAAATATAAAAATGGTTATTACCAGCCACCACCTGACGTTTTAACGCCGCTAGCATTTGCAGCAACTGCGCTTTGTTCATTGCCGGGTTTAATGCCAATTGCAACATCACATCAGCACTATGAGCGATGTTATGGCGCCAGCCAAATTCGCTATCAAAGCCTCGGTAATCCTCTATTTCAGTAAAATATTGTGTAATGGTGGTTA of Thalassotalea insulae contains these proteins:
- a CDS encoding DUF2785 domain-containing protein, with the protein product MSSLLCSLTTSAGEIIDAQKVSVGCLSSLWNKDALVRLKKARFVVTEQQAKQQLAMQLLHCLASPDPQLRDEIAYSAISHWLRDNSFSPDVYLTMFEQLTSVLTAKVNDPYGVYQAFAALVLSEVVRVDRKHPYLSDTQRQKVVTTITQYFTEIEDYRGFDSEFGWRHNIAHSADVMLQLALNPAMNKAQLLQMLAALKRQVVAGNNHFYIYGESKRIAMPVIYLFLRQELTIEQWQTWLEQLSQAKPFDNWQAVYQSQQGLAKLHNTRQFLYALYQLISDSHHKRLQAMMPALEQALKAIG